A window of Nomascus leucogenys isolate Asia chromosome X, Asia_NLE_v1, whole genome shotgun sequence contains these coding sequences:
- the RPL39 gene encoding 60S ribosomal protein L39 codes for MSSHKTFRIKRFLAKKQKQNRPIPQWIRMKTGNKIRYNSKRRHWRRTKLGL; via the exons ATG tcttctcACAAGACTTTCAGGATTAAGCGATTCCTggccaagaaacaaaagcaaaatcgtCCCATTCCCCAGTGGATTCGgatgaaaactggaaataaaatcaG gtACAACTCCAAAAGGAGACATTGGAGAAGAACCAAGCTGGGTCTGTAA